Proteins found in one Halococcus agarilyticus genomic segment:
- a CDS encoding pyridoxal phosphate-dependent aminotransferase — MKPSERTQRVPPSGIRRFFELAEEIEDVISLGVGEPDFTAPWSAREAAIDSLERGKTSYTANRGMSDLRDAIAANVEERYALDYDPDEEIVVTAGASEAIDVAFRALVDPGDRVAVAQPSYISYVPGVIFAGGEPLRVPTREADDFKLTPEVLDAHDAGAADALVLCYPNNPTGAIMTREELAPIADFAREHDLTVLSDEIYAELTYGTDHTSIATLPGMRERTVVFNGFSKAYAMTGLRLGYALAPPETIRAMNRIHQYSLLSAPTTAQYAALDALEHGDSAVTEMRTQYDRRRRFVLSRFAELGIECFEAEGAFYVFPESPWPDAEAFAEALLDETGVAVVPGDVFGAGGEGHLRVSYATGLDDLREAMARIEAFLE, encoded by the coding sequence GTGAAACCGTCGGAGCGCACCCAGCGCGTTCCCCCCTCGGGGATCCGGCGCTTTTTCGAACTCGCCGAGGAGATCGAGGACGTGATCTCGCTCGGGGTGGGCGAGCCCGACTTCACCGCGCCGTGGAGCGCGCGCGAGGCCGCCATCGACTCCCTGGAGCGCGGGAAGACCTCCTACACCGCGAACCGCGGGATGAGCGATCTCAGGGACGCGATCGCCGCGAACGTCGAGGAACGGTACGCCCTCGATTACGACCCCGACGAGGAGATCGTCGTGACCGCGGGCGCGTCGGAGGCGATCGACGTCGCCTTTCGCGCGCTGGTCGATCCCGGCGATCGCGTCGCGGTCGCCCAGCCGTCGTACATCTCGTACGTGCCGGGCGTGATCTTCGCCGGCGGCGAGCCGCTTCGCGTGCCGACCCGTGAGGCCGACGACTTCAAACTCACCCCCGAGGTTCTCGACGCACACGATGCGGGGGCGGCCGACGCGCTGGTGCTCTGTTACCCGAACAACCCGACCGGCGCGATCATGACCCGCGAGGAGCTCGCGCCGATCGCCGACTTCGCCCGCGAGCACGACCTCACCGTTCTCTCGGACGAGATCTACGCCGAGCTCACCTATGGGACCGATCACACCTCGATCGCGACGTTGCCGGGCATGCGCGAGCGCACGGTCGTGTTCAACGGGTTCTCGAAGGCCTACGCGATGACCGGCCTCCGGCTCGGTTACGCGCTCGCCCCGCCCGAGACGATCCGGGCGATGAACCGGATCCACCAGTACTCCTTGCTTTCGGCCCCGACGACCGCCCAGTACGCCGCGCTTGACGCGCTCGAACACGGGGACAGCGCGGTGACGGAGATGCGCACCCAGTACGACCGCCGCCGCCGGTTCGTGCTCTCGCGCTTCGCCGAGCTGGGGATCGAGTGTTTCGAGGCCGAAGGGGCCTTTTACGTCTTCCCCGAGAGCCCGTGGCCGGACGCCGAGGCGTTCGCGGAGGCGCTGCTCGACGAGACGGGCGTGGCGGTCGTGCCAGGCGACGTCTTCGGTGCGGGCGGCGAGGGCCACCTCCGGGTGTCGTACGCCACCGGTCTCGACGACCTCCGCGAGGCGATGGCCCGGATCGAGGCGTTTCTGGAGTAG
- a CDS encoding Lrp/AsnC family transcriptional regulator, whose product MSVRDEVLSLLCENARHSTADLARLTDADESEVETAIEELEAEGVIRGYGAVVDWRRTDDEPVRALVECNVTLDRETGYDDIADRLARFPEVESLRLVSGDYDFSMGVRADSMGEVSRFVSEKVAPVPEITQTVTHYLMATYKENGVEFRDGHDDDDRLSVSP is encoded by the coding sequence ATGAGCGTTCGTGACGAGGTGCTCTCGCTGCTCTGTGAGAACGCCCGCCACTCGACCGCCGACCTCGCGCGACTGACCGACGCCGACGAGAGCGAGGTCGAAACGGCGATCGAGGAGCTCGAGGCCGAGGGCGTGATCCGGGGGTACGGAGCGGTCGTCGACTGGCGACGGACCGACGACGAGCCGGTGCGCGCGCTCGTCGAGTGCAACGTCACGCTCGATCGCGAGACGGGCTACGACGACATCGCCGACCGACTCGCGAGATTTCCGGAGGTCGAGTCGCTCCGGCTGGTCAGCGGCGACTACGACTTCTCGATGGGGGTGCGCGCCGACTCGATGGGCGAGGTCTCGCGGTTCGTCTCCGAGAAGGTCGCGCCGGTGCCCGAGATCACCCAGACCGTGACCCACTACCTGATGGCGACCTACAAGGAGAACGGGGTCGAGTTCCGCGACGGCCACGACGACGACGACCGGCTGTCGGTCTCCCCATGA
- a CDS encoding bacterio-opsin activator domain-containing protein has translation MSSDAEEGVTDPIRVLFVDDEERLVEFAARYLEDLREAFVVDTETSAADALDRLDREGPPDCIVSDYRMPRIDGLEFLEAVREEHSNVPFVLSTGKGSEAVASEAISAGVTDYLRKDTGTDQYAVLANRIENAVAQRRAEQALAERERRLAAQRDELATLDRINAVIEGIIGDLAAAATRAEIERTICERLAASTLYGFAWIAERGAGGDLAVRTGAGVGDTDLDELGVAADGGAATAPAERALETGRVEVLDATHEPLAEGCHAATDHEHRSVAAIPLTHESLVYGVLAVYADRRNAFSEREQSGFAVLGEIAGFAINATQNAQLLLSDTAVALEIRVTDGPAFATLLTERLDCRYRLDGVVPGAEGTVLQYVVVEGAAPERVLEVADESALVAEARLVTEREAGGVFELAITDSPVSALIEVGSTVREFTAENGEAQVVAEIAADTDVRTVIDAFERAYPDSVLLSKRTVELPLRTEGTFRQALDERLTQKQRSALRAAYFAGYYDWPRGSTAEQVASSMGITSPTLHNHLRKAQRELARTFLEDDPDA, from the coding sequence ATGTCATCGGACGCCGAGGAGGGGGTGACCGACCCGATCCGCGTACTGTTCGTGGACGACGAGGAGCGCCTCGTCGAGTTCGCCGCCCGATACCTCGAGGACCTCCGGGAGGCGTTCGTCGTCGATACCGAAACCAGCGCCGCCGACGCCCTCGACAGACTCGACCGCGAAGGACCGCCCGACTGCATCGTGAGCGACTACCGGATGCCGAGGATCGATGGGCTGGAGTTCCTCGAAGCGGTCCGCGAGGAGCACTCGAACGTTCCGTTCGTCCTCTCGACGGGGAAAGGGTCGGAGGCGGTGGCGAGCGAAGCGATCTCGGCGGGCGTCACCGACTACCTCCGGAAGGACACCGGCACCGACCAGTACGCAGTGCTCGCGAACCGGATCGAGAACGCGGTGGCCCAGCGCCGGGCGGAGCAGGCGCTGGCCGAGCGCGAGCGCCGCCTCGCCGCCCAGCGCGACGAGCTCGCGACGCTCGATCGGATCAACGCGGTCATCGAGGGGATCATCGGCGACCTCGCCGCCGCGGCGACGCGCGCGGAGATCGAACGCACGATCTGTGAGCGCCTCGCCGCCTCGACGCTCTACGGGTTCGCGTGGATCGCCGAGCGCGGCGCGGGCGGCGATCTCGCGGTGCGGACCGGGGCCGGTGTCGGCGACACGGACCTCGACGAGTTGGGTGTCGCGGCCGACGGCGGAGCCGCCACGGCACCGGCCGAACGCGCCCTCGAAACGGGGCGTGTCGAGGTGCTCGACGCCACCCACGAACCGCTCGCCGAGGGGTGTCACGCCGCGACCGATCACGAGCATCGATCGGTCGCGGCCATCCCGCTGACCCACGAGAGCCTGGTGTACGGCGTGCTCGCGGTGTACGCCGACCGCCGGAACGCCTTCAGTGAGCGCGAGCAGTCCGGGTTCGCGGTGCTCGGCGAGATCGCCGGGTTCGCGATCAACGCCACCCAGAACGCCCAGCTCCTGCTCTCGGACACCGCGGTCGCGCTCGAGATCCGCGTGACCGACGGCCCGGCGTTCGCCACCCTCCTCACCGAACGCCTCGACTGTCGCTATCGCCTCGACGGCGTCGTTCCCGGTGCCGAGGGGACGGTCCTCCAGTACGTCGTCGTCGAGGGCGCAGCGCCGGAGCGCGTGCTCGAAGTCGCCGACGAGTCGGCGCTCGTCGCCGAGGCGCGACTCGTCACCGAGCGCGAGGCGGGTGGCGTCTTCGAACTCGCCATCACCGACTCGCCCGTGAGCGCGCTGATCGAGGTCGGCAGCACGGTCCGGGAGTTCACGGCCGAGAACGGCGAGGCGCAGGTGGTGGCGGAGATCGCGGCCGACACCGACGTCCGCACCGTGATCGACGCGTTCGAGCGGGCGTATCCGGATTCGGTGCTGCTGTCGAAACGGACCGTCGAGCTCCCGCTCCGAACCGAGGGCACCTTTCGCCAGGCGCTCGACGAGCGCCTCACCCAGAAGCAGCGCTCCGCGCTGCGGGCGGCGTACTTCGCGGGCTACTACGACTGGCCCCGCGGGTCGACCGCCGAGCAGGTCGCGAGCTCGATGGGGATCACCTCGCCGACCCTCCACAACCACCTCCGGAAGGCCCAGCGCGAGCTCGCGCGGACGTTCCTCGAAGACGATCCCGACGCGTAG
- a CDS encoding PAS domain S-box protein, translated as MDEGIAVLLVDDEPAIAELAATHLERLRDGFEVTVVERGEVALSTFERDPAAFDCIVSDYTMPGLDGLELLAAVREIDADRPFVLFTGKGSEEIASEAVSAGVTDYLQKGTGPERYELLANRIENAVEAHRAERRADELARINGVISDVQRELVRESTREAIEEQVCARLAQSTPYTLAWIGEPNDESRVEIHERAGSGTAYLDEIAVRADDTPRGRGPAGLALRSGDVQTTRNLAEDETFEPWAETADRHGHESVIALPLSYDEVEYGVLAVYSSRRYAFGEEERTALAELAGTIGQAIHAAETRAELERRERELREERAVAEGVFDAIPDAIYAFDAGGRMLRWNDAFAATVGYDDETIAGMNALEFVPEADRDLIEEQIETVVERGEAVTVESAFVTAEGEAIPHEFSGAPLTDGESVYGVIGSGRDIAERRRREAAVAALHESTRELVRRDDEAGVAAATIEAAAEVLDFSITAVRLRDPETDALEPVAVPDATKRVLGERPTLDRGEALPWRALESSEPVLTAGSVAEHGANDLPLRSAMYVPIGDHGTLSIGSLDGEFDDVDVRLAEVLAANAAVAFDRVGREAELRRHERMLDAAGDGIYALDTDGRFTTVNDTIVAKTGYAREELLGEHVSTFLDERDVEHGRTLIRDLLSRDSSGDVSDSFGATVHTADGDTFPCEFQITLLPRPDDEFRGTVGVIRDVTERKERERELERYETMVETAPVGMFVVDAEGTVVGGNDRAGSMAGYPMTELRGKPFRTLVEDGIVPPESIEKYTATVRDLLSADAEHTTGTYELPVTPPDGERRTLRIRVSLLPYDTAFEGSVMICEDVTERKQREREIETARSRFRALAENTTLAVVTIDADSTVRYANDAVEDVFGYDAAELEGESLTTVMPERLHDRHFEGLSRYLRERSKHLDWEWIELPGRHRDGHEIELGVSFGEHVADGEHRFTATIRDITDRKRHEAAIGTLHDATREMIDAADRDGIAEIAVATVERVLDMPMCGVWLHEQAEGVLRPAAISKHGEELFGSAPTYTGGGSLSWQAFEDGETRRYDHVDRETDVYDPETPIRSEIVVPLGEYGVLNIGSTEEAAFDDDDVSLAKLLATNTEAALSRADRERQLVAEHDRLAALFENVPDAAIRYDLIDGEPIVRDVNTAFEEVFGYAADTVAGENIDEFIVPAEHDAEADDLNGRLLAGERLRTTARRQTADGVRDFLLHVVPIKLDERNAEGYSIYTDITDQQRRQRELERQNELLEEFASVISHDLRNPLSVARGRLELAREEHSSEHHDGIDAALTRMNDLIEDVLTLARQGRVIGATEPVSLGPIAEAAWHTVGTEAASLTLGDLGEIDADPDRLARLFENLFRNCVEHGSTYPPSQAQGDAVEHGPTSSRPEAGDAADRSDDVAVRVGPIETEHPSTRVSSTDRVDGFFVADDGPGIPEDERESVFEGGYSTTDDGTGLGLSIVRSIAEAHDWTVTATESDAGGARFEIRTGTPEESDS; from the coding sequence ATGGACGAAGGGATCGCGGTGTTGTTGGTCGACGACGAGCCGGCGATCGCGGAACTCGCGGCGACGCATCTCGAACGGCTGCGCGACGGATTCGAGGTGACGGTCGTCGAGCGCGGCGAGGTCGCGCTCTCGACGTTCGAGCGCGACCCGGCGGCGTTCGACTGCATCGTGAGCGACTACACGATGCCGGGTCTGGACGGGCTCGAACTCCTCGCCGCGGTGCGCGAGATCGACGCCGACCGGCCGTTCGTGCTGTTCACCGGGAAGGGAAGCGAGGAGATCGCGAGCGAGGCGGTCTCGGCGGGCGTCACCGACTACCTCCAGAAGGGGACCGGTCCGGAACGGTACGAGCTGCTCGCCAACCGGATCGAGAACGCGGTCGAGGCCCACCGCGCGGAGCGCCGGGCGGACGAACTCGCCCGCATCAACGGCGTGATCAGCGACGTCCAGCGCGAACTCGTCCGCGAGTCGACCCGCGAGGCGATCGAGGAGCAGGTCTGTGCGCGTCTGGCTCAGTCGACACCGTACACGCTCGCGTGGATCGGCGAGCCGAACGACGAGAGTCGGGTCGAGATCCACGAACGCGCGGGGTCCGGGACGGCGTATCTCGACGAGATCGCCGTCCGGGCCGACGACACGCCTCGTGGTCGCGGTCCCGCCGGGCTGGCGCTCCGTTCCGGGGACGTTCAAACCACGCGGAACCTCGCCGAGGACGAGACATTCGAGCCGTGGGCCGAAACCGCCGACCGCCACGGCCACGAGTCGGTGATCGCGCTGCCGCTCTCGTACGACGAGGTCGAGTACGGCGTTCTCGCCGTCTATTCGAGCCGGCGGTACGCGTTCGGCGAGGAGGAGCGGACCGCGCTCGCGGAGCTCGCGGGCACGATCGGCCAGGCGATCCACGCGGCCGAGACCCGTGCCGAACTCGAACGCCGGGAGCGCGAACTCCGCGAGGAGCGCGCGGTCGCGGAGGGCGTGTTCGACGCGATCCCCGACGCGATCTACGCGTTCGACGCCGGCGGTCGGATGCTCCGGTGGAACGACGCGTTCGCCGCGACGGTCGGGTACGACGACGAGACGATCGCGGGGATGAACGCCCTGGAGTTCGTTCCCGAGGCCGACCGCGACCTGATCGAAGAGCAGATCGAGACGGTCGTCGAGCGCGGCGAGGCCGTCACTGTCGAGTCGGCGTTCGTCACTGCCGAGGGCGAGGCGATCCCCCACGAGTTCAGCGGCGCGCCGCTCACCGACGGCGAATCGGTGTACGGGGTGATCGGTTCCGGTCGCGACATCGCCGAGCGCAGACGCCGCGAGGCGGCGGTCGCGGCGCTCCACGAGTCGACGCGCGAGCTCGTTCGCCGGGACGACGAGGCGGGCGTCGCGGCGGCCACCATCGAGGCCGCGGCGGAGGTGCTCGACTTCTCGATCACGGCGGTGCGGCTGCGCGATCCGGAGACCGACGCGCTCGAACCCGTGGCGGTGCCCGACGCGACGAAGCGGGTGCTCGGCGAACGGCCCACCCTCGACCGCGGCGAGGCACTGCCGTGGCGCGCGCTCGAATCGAGCGAACCCGTGCTGACCGCCGGCAGCGTCGCCGAGCACGGCGCGAACGACCTCCCGCTCCGGAGTGCGATGTACGTCCCGATCGGCGACCACGGCACGCTGAGCATCGGCTCGCTCGACGGCGAGTTCGACGACGTCGACGTCAGGCTCGCCGAGGTGCTCGCGGCGAACGCGGCGGTCGCGTTCGATCGGGTCGGCCGCGAGGCGGAGCTGCGACGCCACGAGCGGATGCTCGACGCCGCCGGCGACGGCATCTACGCGCTCGACACCGACGGTCGGTTCACCACCGTCAACGACACGATCGTCGCGAAGACCGGCTACGCGCGCGAGGAGCTGCTCGGCGAGCACGTCTCGACGTTCCTCGACGAGCGCGACGTCGAGCACGGCCGGACGCTGATCCGCGATCTGCTCTCACGTGACTCGTCCGGTGACGTCAGCGATTCGTTCGGGGCCACCGTCCACACCGCCGACGGCGACACCTTCCCGTGTGAGTTCCAGATCACGCTGCTGCCGAGGCCCGACGACGAGTTCCGGGGCACCGTCGGCGTGATCCGCGACGTCACCGAGCGCAAGGAGCGCGAGCGGGAGCTGGAGCGCTACGAGACGATGGTCGAGACCGCACCCGTCGGGATGTTCGTGGTCGACGCCGAGGGGACGGTCGTCGGGGGGAACGATCGGGCGGGGTCGATGGCGGGCTACCCCATGACGGAGCTCCGCGGAAAGCCGTTCCGGACGCTCGTCGAGGACGGGATCGTTCCGCCGGAGAGCATCGAGAAGTACACTGCGACGGTCCGGGACCTGCTCTCGGCGGACGCGGAGCACACGACCGGGACGTACGAACTCCCCGTCACTCCGCCCGACGGGGAGCGGCGCACGCTCCGGATCCGGGTCTCGTTGCTTCCCTACGACACGGCGTTCGAGGGGTCCGTCATGATCTGTGAGGACGTCACCGAGCGCAAGCAGCGCGAGCGCGAGATCGAGACGGCACGGTCGCGCTTCCGGGCGTTGGCGGAGAACACCACGCTCGCGGTCGTCACCATCGACGCCGACAGCACGGTGCGGTACGCGAACGACGCCGTCGAGGACGTGTTCGGGTACGACGCCGCCGAACTCGAGGGCGAGTCGCTCACGACGGTCATGCCCGAGCGACTCCACGATCGCCACTTCGAGGGGCTCAGCCGGTATCTCCGGGAGCGATCCAAGCATCTCGACTGGGAGTGGATCGAGCTGCCCGGCCGACACCGGGACGGCCACGAGATCGAACTCGGCGTCTCCTTCGGCGAGCACGTCGCCGATGGCGAGCACCGCTTCACCGCCACGATCAGGGACATCACCGACCGGAAGCGCCACGAGGCGGCGATCGGAACGCTCCACGACGCGACCCGGGAGATGATCGACGCGGCCGACCGCGACGGGATCGCCGAGATCGCCGTCGCGACGGTCGAGCGCGTGCTCGACATGCCGATGTGCGGCGTCTGGCTCCACGAGCAAGCCGAGGGAGTGCTCCGCCCGGCAGCGATCTCCAAGCACGGCGAGGAGCTGTTCGGATCGGCCCCGACGTACACCGGTGGCGGGAGTCTGTCGTGGCAGGCGTTCGAGGACGGCGAGACCCGTCGATACGACCACGTCGACCGCGAGACGGACGTCTACGATCCCGAGACGCCGATCCGGAGCGAGATCGTCGTCCCGCTCGGCGAGTACGGCGTGTTGAACATCGGTTCGACCGAGGAGGCGGCGTTCGACGACGACGACGTCTCGCTCGCGAAGCTCCTCGCCACCAACACCGAGGCGGCGCTCTCGCGCGCGGACCGCGAGCGACAGCTCGTCGCCGAGCACGACCGGCTCGCGGCGCTGTTCGAGAACGTTCCCGACGCCGCGATCCGCTACGACCTGATCGACGGCGAACCGATCGTTCGGGACGTCAACACGGCGTTCGAGGAGGTCTTCGGGTACGCGGCCGACACGGTGGCCGGCGAGAACATCGACGAGTTCATCGTCCCGGCCGAGCACGACGCCGAGGCCGACGACCTCAACGGGCGACTGCTGGCCGGCGAGCGCCTCCGGACGACTGCACGCCGTCAAACGGCCGACGGGGTGCGTGATTTCCTGTTGCACGTGGTGCCGATAAAGCTCGACGAGCGCAACGCCGAGGGGTACTCGATCTACACCGACATCACCGACCAGCAGCGCCGCCAGCGCGAGCTCGAACGCCAGAACGAGCTGCTGGAGGAGTTCGCGAGCGTCATCAGCCACGACCTCCGGAACCCGCTGAGCGTCGCGCGCGGCCGGCTCGAACTCGCCCGCGAGGAGCACTCCTCCGAGCACCACGACGGGATCGACGCCGCCCTCACGCGGATGAACGACCTGATCGAGGACGTGCTCACGCTCGCGCGCCAGGGCCGGGTGATCGGCGCAACCGAGCCCGTCTCGCTCGGGCCGATCGCCGAGGCGGCGTGGCACACCGTGGGCACCGAGGCCGCGAGCCTCACGCTCGGCGATCTCGGCGAGATCGACGCCGACCCCGACCGGCTCGCCCGGCTGTTCGAGAACCTGTTCCGGAATTGCGTGGAGCATGGCTCCACGTACCCCCCTTCGCAAGCCCAGGGGGACGCCGTCGAACACGGTCCGACGAGCAGTCGGCCCGAGGCCGGCGACGCCGCCGACCGCTCCGATGACGTGGCGGTGCGGGTCGGTCCGATCGAGACGGAGCACCCGTCGACGCGGGTCTCGTCGACCGACCGCGTCGACGGGTTCTTCGTCGCGGACGACGGACCGGGCATCCCCGAAGACGAGCGCGAGAGCGTGTTCGAGGGCGGCTACTCCACGACCGACGACGGCACCGGGCTGGGGCTCTCGATCGTGCGCTCGATCGCCGAGGCCCACGACTGGACGGTGACCGCCACGGAGAGCGACGCGGGCGGCGCGCGCTTCGAGATCCGGACGGGGACGCCCGAGGAGAGCGACTCGTGA
- a CDS encoding thioredoxin family protein gives MTLEQSERELERGDAAPDFELPDTDGDTRSLADFADHKALLVVFTCNHCPYAQAKFDTLDRLADDYDDVAVVGINPNDADEYPDDSFETMQELVEKGTIDYDAYLRDESQDVARAYGAVCTPDPFLFKSTDDGFELAYHGRLDDAHGPDEQPSGEPGFEMAGAIESVLAGVPVDHEFRPSRGCSIKWH, from the coding sequence GTGACCCTCGAACAGTCCGAACGCGAACTCGAACGTGGCGACGCGGCCCCCGACTTCGAACTCCCCGACACCGATGGTGACACCCGTTCGCTCGCCGACTTCGCCGACCACAAGGCGCTGCTCGTCGTCTTCACCTGCAACCACTGTCCCTACGCCCAGGCGAAGTTCGACACCCTCGATCGGCTCGCCGACGACTACGACGACGTCGCGGTCGTCGGGATCAACCCCAACGACGCCGACGAGTACCCCGACGACTCCTTCGAGACGATGCAGGAACTCGTCGAGAAGGGCACCATCGATTATGACGCCTACCTCCGCGACGAATCCCAGGACGTCGCGCGGGCCTACGGCGCGGTCTGCACCCCTGACCCGTTCCTATTCAAAAGTACCGACGACGGGTTCGAACTCGCCTACCACGGCCGGCTCGACGACGCCCACGGCCCCGACGAACAGCCCTCCGGCGAGCCGGGCTTCGAGATGGCGGGCGCGATCGAGTCGGTGCTCGCGGGCGTCCCGGTCGACCACGAGTTCCGGCCGTCGCGGGGCTGTTCGATCAAGTGGCACTAG
- the ahbB gene encoding siroheme decarboxylase subunit beta, with translation MSSLAEDWRADLDDVDAALIDGYQSGFPVRERPFEVVGDELGIGEAEALARVERLREAGVFRRFGAVLNPPVIGSSALAAVRAPEERFAEIAAIVNGYRQVNHNYRRDHDWNMWFVVTAGSRETRDTILDEIESRTGSSVLRLPMLTDFYIDLEFPVVNTDRFAREGIDETDVSPTRIGEDAAGDLTALDAHLLLAIQDGLPLTATPYRDIASEIDAPIEDVLDAIRRLREVGCIKRIGCIVNHVVTGFDANCMVVWDVPDDALDERGTAAGALPYVTLCYHRPRRPDQDWPYNLFTMIHGREASAVDAKVDELAAEYLPYGHERLYSTETLKQTGARYDDLVGEG, from the coding sequence ATGAGTTCGCTGGCGGAGGACTGGCGCGCCGATCTCGATGATGTCGACGCCGCGCTCATCGACGGCTATCAGAGCGGGTTCCCGGTTCGCGAACGTCCCTTCGAGGTCGTCGGCGACGAGCTCGGCATCGGCGAGGCCGAGGCGCTCGCTCGGGTCGAGCGGCTGCGAGAGGCAGGCGTCTTCCGGCGGTTCGGTGCGGTCCTCAACCCACCCGTCATCGGGTCGTCGGCGCTCGCTGCAGTCCGGGCCCCCGAAGAGCGCTTCGCGGAGATCGCCGCGATCGTCAACGGCTATCGCCAGGTCAACCACAACTACCGGCGGGATCACGACTGGAACATGTGGTTCGTGGTCACTGCGGGCTCGCGCGAGACCCGCGACACGATCCTCGACGAGATCGAGTCGCGGACTGGGTCTTCGGTGCTCCGGCTCCCGATGCTGACCGATTTCTACATCGATCTCGAATTCCCGGTGGTCAACACGGATCGGTTCGCCCGGGAGGGGATCGACGAGACCGACGTCTCTCCCACTCGGATCGGTGAGGACGCGGCGGGCGATCTCACTGCGCTCGACGCACACCTACTGCTCGCGATTCAGGATGGCCTTCCGCTGACCGCGACGCCGTACCGTGACATCGCCAGCGAGATCGACGCCCCGATCGAGGACGTGCTCGACGCCATCCGCCGACTGCGCGAGGTGGGCTGTATCAAGCGGATCGGCTGCATCGTGAACCACGTCGTCACCGGGTTCGACGCGAACTGCATGGTGGTCTGGGACGTGCCCGACGACGCGCTCGACGAGCGCGGGACGGCGGCGGGCGCGCTGCCGTACGTCACCCTGTGCTATCACCGGCCGCGCCGGCCCGATCAGGACTGGCCGTACAACCTCTTCACGATGATCCACGGCCGCGAGGCCAGCGCGGTCGATGCGAAGGTCGACGAACTCGCCGCCGAGTATCTGCCGTACGGCCACGAGCGGCTGTACTCCACGGAGACGCTGAAGCAGACCGGCGCGCGCTACGACGACCTCGTTGGCGAGGGGTGA
- a CDS encoding SDR family oxidoreductase: MTNGEDMTNRVVLVTGATGGIGRVAARRLGGRGATVVVTGRSRERGRAAVDEIEHAGGEGAFVRADLATMDAVRGLADAFHERYDRLDVLLHNAACSHDERRITDDGCEKTLAVNHLAPYLLAHELLDALRTSAPARVVSTSSTVHRRGAIDLDDLQLETDYDALDAYARSKLANLLFILELAARLDGTDVTANAVHPGFVPGSGLYRDASLPVRAATAVAARLPFVGVTTEDAADGLVRLAAASEVSETNGAYFEGRERVDPDPRTHDKQLRERLWEVSADLVGVDPAWP; the protein is encoded by the coding sequence ATGACCAACGGCGAGGACATGACGAACCGAGTCGTGCTCGTGACCGGCGCAACCGGCGGCATCGGGCGCGTCGCGGCCAGACGGCTCGGCGGCCGCGGCGCGACCGTCGTCGTGACCGGGCGCTCGCGTGAGCGCGGCCGGGCAGCCGTCGACGAGATCGAGCACGCGGGCGGCGAGGGCGCGTTCGTCCGTGCGGACCTCGCCACGATGGACGCCGTCCGCGGGCTCGCCGACGCGTTCCACGAGCGCTACGACCGCCTCGACGTCCTGCTCCACAACGCCGCCTGCTCGCACGACGAGCGCCGGATCACCGACGACGGGTGCGAGAAAACGCTCGCGGTCAACCATCTCGCTCCGTATCTCCTCGCCCACGAACTGCTCGACGCGCTCCGCACGTCCGCACCAGCCCGTGTCGTCAGCACCTCCTCGACGGTACATCGTCGTGGCGCGATCGATCTCGACGATCTCCAGCTCGAAACGGACTACGACGCGCTCGACGCCTACGCGCGCTCGAAGCTCGCGAACCTGCTGTTCATCCTCGAACTCGCCGCGCGCCTCGACGGGACGGACGTGACCGCGAACGCCGTTCATCCCGGGTTCGTTCCCGGCAGCGGGCTCTACCGCGACGCCTCGCTGCCCGTCCGCGCCGCCACGGCCGTCGCCGCACGGCTCCCGTTCGTTGGGGTCACGACGGAAGACGCCGCCGACGGCCTCGTTCGGCTCGCCGCCGCGTCCGAGGTGTCTGAAACCAACGGCGCGTACTTCGAAGGACGCGAGCGCGTCGATCCCGATCCCCGCACCCACGACAAGCAACTCCGCGAACGTCTCTGGGAGGTGAGTGCCGATCTCGTCGGTGTCGATCCAGCGTGGCCGTGA